The proteins below are encoded in one region of Myxocyprinus asiaticus isolate MX2 ecotype Aquarium Trade chromosome 13, UBuf_Myxa_2, whole genome shotgun sequence:
- the LOC127450343 gene encoding pre-mRNA splicing regulator USH1G-like isoform X2 codes for MHRLTASDAEATETCPLPPRLRGNPDKCDIWGNTPLHLAAANGHLNCLSFLVSFGANVWCLDNDYHTPLDMAATKNHMDCVRYLDSIAAKQTALNPKLVSKLKDRAFRDAERRIKECVKLQQKHRRHMERKFQRETMEASVSDAMSFSSYASSTLSRKLHNFNTATSVPYSQATLHATARGKTKIQKKLDKKKQGDGTFKIYEDGRKSVRSLSGLQLGNDVMFLKQGTYVHPKDRSRRNIRDMFPSYNEDAISRAISEPDLHGQDVDYSEISNDSGHDSLFNRPGLGTMVFRRNYVSSGLFGIGSRDEGSLVGSEQVNNVRLQSRLQRSPSLDDDSIGSARSLQERNVQELPWEEVELGLDDDDEPDTSPLEVFLATQSMNEFIPIFKREKIDLEALLLCSDNDLKSIHIPLGPRKKIIDACQQRLEAIEDPGCIEDTEL; via the exons GGGGAACCCAGATAAGTGTGACATATGGGGGAACACACCACTCCACCTGGCTGCTGCCAATGGCCATCTCAATTGCTTGTCTTTCCTTGTGTCGTTTGGTGCCAACGTGTGGTGCCTTGACAACGACTACCACACGCCTCTGGACATGGCTGCTACCAAGAACCACATGGACTGCGTGCGCTACCTGGACTCTATCGCTGCCAAGCAGACGGCCCTCAATCCCAAGCTAGTAAGCAAGCTGAAGGATAGAGCATTTCGCGATGCCGAACGGCGCATCAAGGAATGTGTTAAACTTCAGCAAAAGCACCGGCGGCACATGGAGCGCAAATTCCAGAGAGAGACAATGGAAGCATCGGTCTCTGATGCCATGAGCTTCTCCAGCTATGCCAGCAGCACCTTGAGTCGCAAGTTACACAACTTCAACACTGCCACTAGTGTGCCATACTCCCAG GCTACTCTTCATGCCACAGCCAGGGGTAAAACTAAGATCCAGAAGAAGCTTGATAAGAAGAAGCAAGGTGATGGGACCTTCAAGATCTACGAAGATGGCAGGAAGAGCGTTCGCTCCTTGTCTGGACTACAACTGGGTAATGACGTCATGTTTCTGAAGCAGGGGACGTATGTCCACCCCAAGGACCGGTCCCGTCGCAACATACGTGACATGTTCCCAAGTTACAATGAGGACGCTATTTCGCGTGCCATCAGTGAGCCCGACCTGCATGGACAAGATGTGGACTACTCAGAGATAAGCAATGACTCGGGTCATGACTCGCTCTTCAACCGCCCCGGCCTGGGAACCATGGTGTTCCGACGCAACTATGTGAGTAGCGGACTTTTCGGCATTGGCAGCAGAGATGAAGGCAGTCTTGTGGGCAGCGAACAGGTCAATAATGTGCGCCTGCAGAGCCGGTTGCAACGCTCACCCAGTCTGGATGATGATAGCATTGGAAGTGCCCGTAGCCTGCAGGAGAGGAACGTGCAGGAGCTGCCATGGGAAGAGGTTGAGTTGGGTTTGGATGACGACGATGAGCCAGACACCAGTCCACTGGAAGTGTTTCTGGCCACACAGAGCATGAATGAGTTCATTCCTATCTTCAAAAGAGAGAAGATCGACCTGGAGGCCCTGTTGCTTTGCTCAGACAACGACCTCAAGAGCATTCACATCCCACTGGGGCCCCGCAAGAAGATCATAGATGCCTGTCAACAACGATTGGAGGCTATTGAAGACCCAGGCTGCATAGAGGACACCGAGTTGTGA